A DNA window from Longimicrobium sp. contains the following coding sequences:
- a CDS encoding cytochrome c, whose translation MRKWIKRTGIGVGGLVAVVLAAVAVVYAASEMRFRRELQIAAAPLSVQPAPGLVERGRHLATAVGKCGDCHGANLGGTRFLDAGPLGTVIASNLTSGRGGVLAKYDDAALERAIRHGVGQDGRGLFIMPSTEFYHFSDQDVAAIIAYLRTVPPVDNELPASEIRTLGRALYMAGQLPLVPAEKMDHSAPRLPAAPGVTVEYGRYLATVGGCTGCHGADLAGAPSHDPNGPPAANLTPAPAALGNWSEADFFRALRTGVRPSGTAIDASMPWASSGRMTDDEIRALWMYLRTVPAKETPKA comes from the coding sequence ATGCGCAAGTGGATCAAACGAACCGGCATCGGCGTCGGCGGCCTGGTCGCGGTGGTGCTCGCCGCCGTCGCGGTGGTGTACGCCGCCAGCGAGATGCGCTTCCGGCGCGAGCTGCAGATCGCCGCCGCGCCGCTTTCCGTGCAGCCCGCGCCGGGACTGGTGGAGCGCGGGCGGCACCTGGCCACCGCGGTGGGCAAGTGCGGCGACTGCCACGGGGCGAACCTGGGCGGGACGCGGTTCCTCGATGCCGGCCCGCTGGGGACGGTCATCGCCAGCAACCTCACCTCAGGCCGGGGCGGCGTGCTGGCGAAGTACGACGACGCGGCGCTGGAGCGCGCCATCCGCCACGGCGTCGGGCAGGACGGGCGCGGGCTCTTCATCATGCCGTCCACCGAGTTCTACCACTTCTCCGACCAGGACGTGGCCGCCATCATCGCCTACCTGCGCACGGTGCCGCCGGTGGACAACGAGCTGCCGGCCTCGGAGATCCGCACGCTGGGCCGCGCCCTCTACATGGCCGGCCAGCTCCCGCTGGTCCCGGCGGAGAAGATGGACCACTCCGCGCCGCGCCTGCCCGCCGCCCCGGGCGTCACCGTCGAGTACGGCAGGTACCTGGCGACGGTGGGCGGGTGCACCGGGTGCCACGGCGCCGACCTGGCGGGCGCGCCCTCGCACGACCCGAATGGTCCGCCGGCCGCCAACCTGACGCCGGCCCCGGCCGCGCTCGGGAACTGGAGCGAGGCCGACTTCTTCCGCGCCCTGCGCACCGGGGTCCGCCCCAGCGGCACCGCGATCGACGCCTCCATGCCCTGGGCCTCCAGCGGCCGGATGACCGACGACGAGATCCGCGCGCTGTGGATGTACCTGCGCACGGTGCCGGCGAAGGAGACGCCGAAGGCCTGA
- a CDS encoding NADPH-dependent FMN reductase: protein MSETTNVARRPLTVLGFAGSLREGSYNRMLLRAARELAPEGMTIEIHDLKDIPLFDEDVERAGIPEPVERFREAIRRADAILVATPEYNHGVPGVLKNAIDWASRPPLRSPLAGKPAALFGASPGQTGTARAQSQLRQAFVFTNSPALPQPEVLVFRAHEKFDAEGRLTDEATRTWVRRLLEALADWTLKLAPKPG from the coding sequence ATGTCCGAGACCACCAACGTCGCCCGCCGGCCACTGACGGTGCTGGGGTTCGCGGGGAGCCTGCGCGAGGGGTCGTACAACCGGATGCTGCTGCGCGCGGCACGGGAACTGGCACCGGAGGGGATGACCATCGAGATCCACGACCTGAAGGACATCCCGCTCTTCGACGAGGACGTGGAGCGCGCGGGGATCCCCGAGCCGGTGGAGCGCTTCCGCGAGGCGATCCGGCGGGCGGACGCCATCCTGGTGGCCACGCCCGAGTACAACCACGGCGTCCCCGGCGTGCTCAAGAACGCCATCGACTGGGCGTCGCGCCCGCCGCTGCGCTCGCCCCTGGCGGGGAAGCCGGCCGCGCTCTTCGGCGCCAGCCCGGGGCAGACGGGGACGGCGCGGGCGCAGTCGCAGCTCCGCCAGGCGTTCGTCTTCACCAATTCCCCCGCGCTGCCGCAGCCCGAGGTGCTCGTCTTCCGCGCCCACGAGAAGTTCGACGCCGAGGGCCGCCTGACCGACGAGGCCACGCGCACCTGGGTCCGCAGGCTCCTGGAGGCGCTGGCCGACTGGACCCTCAAGCTGGCGCCGAAACCGGGCTAG
- a CDS encoding VOC family protein, translating to MTPLATQGLHHVTMVSGDAQRTLDFYRGVLGLGLVKRTVNFDDPGAYHLYFGDRTGRPGTLLTFFDWGGAPRGNPGVGGVHHVAMGVEAEAGLLKWKRRLADHGVRVSGPYDRRWFHSIYFTDPDGQILEIATKGPGYTLDEPADALGRREIVPGAENLAGTRDEAAILARTWPEPVPAITPDMALDGIHHVSAITGDVERANDFYSQALGMRLIKRTVNQDDPSMPHWFWGAYDGHAVAPHSSFTLFGFPPNGRRARGGVGQTHHVAFRAASAEQQMEWRDHLLGLGVEVSPVLDRDYFTSIYFRAPDGLLLEIATDGPGFTVDEGEAELGTALQLPAWLEGQREEIEAGLAPLH from the coding sequence ATGACGCCGCTCGCGACGCAGGGGCTGCACCACGTGACCATGGTGTCGGGGGACGCGCAGCGCACGCTGGACTTCTACCGCGGGGTGCTGGGGCTGGGGCTGGTGAAGCGCACGGTCAACTTCGACGACCCGGGCGCCTACCACCTGTACTTCGGCGACCGCACGGGGCGCCCGGGGACGCTGCTCACCTTCTTCGACTGGGGCGGCGCGCCGCGGGGGAACCCGGGGGTCGGCGGCGTGCACCACGTGGCGATGGGGGTGGAGGCGGAAGCAGGGCTGCTGAAGTGGAAGCGGCGCCTCGCCGACCACGGGGTGCGGGTGAGCGGGCCGTACGACCGGCGCTGGTTCCACAGCATCTACTTCACCGACCCCGACGGGCAGATCCTGGAGATCGCCACGAAGGGCCCCGGCTACACGCTCGACGAGCCGGCGGACGCGCTGGGGCGGCGGGAGATCGTGCCGGGGGCGGAGAACCTGGCGGGGACCCGCGACGAGGCGGCGATCCTGGCGCGCACCTGGCCCGAGCCGGTGCCGGCGATCACCCCCGACATGGCGCTGGACGGCATCCACCACGTGAGCGCCATCACCGGCGACGTGGAGCGCGCGAACGACTTCTATTCGCAGGCGCTGGGGATGCGGCTGATCAAGCGCACGGTGAATCAGGACGACCCGTCGATGCCGCACTGGTTCTGGGGCGCGTACGACGGGCACGCGGTGGCGCCGCACAGCTCGTTCACGCTCTTCGGCTTCCCGCCGAACGGGCGCCGGGCGCGCGGCGGGGTGGGGCAGACGCACCACGTGGCGTTCCGCGCGGCGAGCGCCGAGCAGCAGATGGAGTGGCGCGACCACCTGCTGGGGCTGGGGGTGGAGGTCTCGCCGGTGCTGGACCGCGACTACTTCACCAGCATCTACTTCCGCGCGCCGGACGGGCTGCTGCTGGAGATCGCCACCGACGGCCCCGGCTTCACGGTGGACGAGGGCGAGGCGGAGCTGGGGACTGCGCTGCAGCTGCCGGCGTGGCTGGAGGGGCAGCGGGAGGAGATCGAGGCGGGGCTGGCGCCTTTGCACTGA
- a CDS encoding MarR family transcriptional regulator translates to MNTRIEPAEGGETREEGQTLALRTWVALARAYNAVAAQVADDVARHGLTPAEFGVLEALFHKGPMLLGEVQRRILVSSGGITYLVDRLEKRGLVERRDCPGDRRARIAALTSAGEALVRRIFPEHAARIKQAVSGLGKKEKREAIRLLRALAGGAAPAAGEKAEG, encoded by the coding sequence ATGAATACGCGCATCGAACCGGCCGAGGGCGGGGAGACCCGCGAGGAGGGGCAGACGCTGGCGCTGCGGACGTGGGTCGCGCTGGCGCGGGCCTACAACGCGGTCGCCGCGCAGGTGGCGGACGACGTGGCCCGGCACGGGCTCACGCCGGCCGAGTTCGGGGTGCTGGAGGCGCTCTTCCACAAGGGCCCCATGCTGCTGGGCGAGGTGCAGCGGCGCATCCTGGTCTCCAGCGGCGGCATCACCTACCTGGTGGACCGGCTGGAGAAGCGGGGGCTGGTGGAGCGCCGCGACTGCCCCGGCGACCGCCGCGCCCGCATCGCCGCGCTCACGTCCGCGGGCGAGGCGCTGGTGCGCCGGATCTTCCCCGAGCACGCCGCGCGCATCAAGCAGGCCGTTTCGGGGCTGGGGAAGAAGGAGAAGCGCGAGGCCATCCGCCTGCTGCGCGCCCTGGCCGGGGGCGCGGCGCCGGCGGCGGGGGAGAAGGCGGAGGGGTGA
- a CDS encoding universal stress protein encodes MRLLTLKSVLVATDLGESSPSALRSAARLATLAEARLHLVHVADQPVPGDESRLRELFEETAPDAPGLESAQVVVGTPAEAILDRAARVDADVVILGPHRRGTGQKGELGGTAASVVRAAPCPCLVTAMEVRLPLERVIAAIDLSEATSGVLSVALSWASALRPRGGKARLTALHVTSSPGEDTVRRVREEVERARARARGAAFVEIDERLGPGSDPAEEILRRAASESADLLAVGTRGVEHASSGLGSVSAAVARATPCPLLLVPPATWMDQDSRRA; translated from the coding sequence ATGCGGCTGCTGACGCTGAAATCGGTACTCGTCGCCACGGACCTCGGTGAGTCTTCCCCATCCGCACTCCGGAGCGCTGCCCGCCTGGCGACCCTCGCCGAGGCCAGGCTCCACCTGGTGCACGTCGCGGATCAGCCGGTCCCCGGTGACGAGTCCAGGCTGAGGGAGCTGTTCGAGGAGACCGCGCCGGACGCTCCTGGACTCGAGAGCGCCCAGGTCGTGGTTGGCACGCCAGCCGAGGCGATCCTGGACCGGGCCGCCCGCGTCGATGCGGACGTGGTGATCCTCGGGCCTCACCGTCGCGGCACCGGCCAGAAGGGAGAGCTGGGGGGCACGGCGGCGAGCGTCGTCCGTGCGGCCCCGTGTCCGTGCCTCGTCACGGCCATGGAGGTGCGCCTGCCGTTGGAGCGGGTCATCGCCGCGATCGACCTGTCGGAGGCAACCAGCGGGGTGCTGTCGGTCGCCCTGTCGTGGGCGTCGGCATTGCGCCCGCGGGGTGGGAAGGCGCGGCTCACCGCGCTGCACGTCACCTCGAGCCCCGGCGAGGACACCGTGCGGCGGGTGCGCGAGGAGGTCGAGCGGGCTCGCGCGCGTGCCCGGGGTGCCGCCTTCGTGGAAATCGACGAGCGGTTGGGTCCTGGCTCCGACCCGGCCGAGGAGATCCTGCGGCGTGCCGCCTCGGAATCCGCCGATCTGCTGGCGGTCGGAACCCGTGGCGTGGAGCACGCGTCGTCGGGTCTGGGCAGTGTGTCGGCGGCCGTCGCGCGCGCGACGCCGTGCCCCCTGCTGCTGGTGCCGCCCGCGACCTGGATGGACCAGGACAGCAGGCGAGCCTGA
- a CDS encoding TRIC cation channel family protein has product MNQTPGSGAARRRGSPAGAREAGTHLGLVAVLAVRRPVRGPHVGRAARSEDPVPGHGRQRESRLRVSIAAVVGQWGYEVETGIGEHGIVASTTVGDSGRATGSRGFRRGADPGGRLPFRVSMLHYVFDLMGVAVFAVSGALAASRKGLDLFGIVVVATITGIGGGTLRDLLLDRHPIFWMLDPTYLAVTCVAALLTVAYVRRRPAPGRALLVADALGLALFAISGARIAEAAGFAPVIVVLLGTMTGVAGGILRDVLSAEVPLILQRDIYATAAIAGISVYLLLQTLGLPRPAAGVVGMVSVVLLRLLAIVRGLSLPVIRPPHEPSSPP; this is encoded by the coding sequence ATGAACCAGACCCCGGGGAGCGGCGCGGCGCGCCGGCGCGGAAGCCCGGCCGGCGCCCGCGAAGCCGGTACGCATCTCGGTCTCGTCGCGGTTCTCGCCGTGCGCCGCCCCGTGCGCGGGCCGCACGTCGGGCGGGCCGCCAGGTCCGAGGACCCGGTCCCCGGCCACGGCCGCCAGCGCGAAAGCCGCCTCCGGGTATCCATCGCGGCCGTCGTCGGGCAGTGGGGATACGAGGTCGAGACGGGCATCGGCGAGCACGGGATCGTCGCCTCGACGACGGTCGGAGACAGCGGCAGGGCCACCGGGTCGCGCGGATTTCGACGCGGTGCCGATCCAGGAGGACGACTTCCTTTCCGGGTCAGCATGCTTCACTACGTGTTCGATCTGATGGGGGTGGCGGTCTTCGCCGTCAGCGGCGCGCTCGCCGCCAGTCGCAAGGGGCTCGACCTGTTCGGCATCGTGGTGGTCGCGACGATCACCGGCATCGGCGGGGGCACACTGCGAGATCTGCTCCTGGACCGTCACCCGATCTTCTGGATGCTCGACCCCACCTACCTCGCCGTCACCTGTGTCGCCGCGTTGCTCACGGTGGCCTACGTGCGCCGTCGGCCCGCCCCGGGTCGCGCCCTCCTCGTCGCGGATGCGCTGGGCCTCGCCCTGTTCGCCATCTCCGGAGCGCGAATCGCGGAGGCCGCCGGATTCGCGCCGGTCATCGTCGTACTGCTGGGAACCATGACGGGAGTGGCGGGCGGGATTCTGCGAGACGTGCTGAGCGCCGAGGTCCCGCTCATCCTCCAGCGCGACATCTACGCGACCGCGGCGATCGCGGGGATCTCGGTCTACCTGCTGCTGCAGACGCTCGGCTTGCCACGGCCTGCAGCGGGCGTGGTGGGGATGGTCTCGGTGGTGCTGCTTCGGCTGCTCGCCATCGTGCGCGGCCTGAGCCTGCCCGTCATCCGTCCTCCCCACGAGCCCTCGTCACCTCCATGA
- a CDS encoding NADPH-dependent FMN reductase — translation MTPYTVGYLIGSLARESINRKLARALTRLAPEGLVMKEIDWSRLPIYSYDYDADYPPVARDFKAAIAAVDAVLFVTPEYNRSIPGGLKNAIDWASRPYGQNAFARKPSAVIGTSPGKIGTAVGQQHLRSILGFCNSPQMNAPEAYIQFTPGLITGDGEVTDDGTAEFLRDFMTELQGFITRVYTVLPRNA, via the coding sequence ATGACCCCCTACACCGTCGGATATCTCATCGGCAGCCTGGCCAGGGAATCGATCAACCGGAAGCTCGCCCGCGCGCTGACGCGGCTGGCCCCGGAGGGACTGGTGATGAAGGAGATCGACTGGTCGCGGCTCCCCATCTACAGCTACGACTACGACGCGGACTATCCCCCCGTGGCCCGCGACTTCAAGGCGGCCATCGCGGCGGTGGACGCCGTGCTCTTCGTCACGCCGGAGTACAACCGCTCGATCCCGGGCGGGCTGAAGAACGCCATCGACTGGGCGAGCCGCCCGTACGGCCAGAACGCCTTCGCGCGCAAGCCGTCCGCCGTCATCGGCACCTCGCCGGGAAAGATCGGGACGGCGGTCGGGCAGCAGCACCTGCGCAGCATTCTCGGCTTCTGCAACTCCCCGCAGATGAACGCGCCCGAGGCCTACATCCAGTTCACCCCCGGCCTCATCACCGGCGACGGCGAAGTCACCGACGACGGCACGGCCGAGTTCCTCCGCGACTTCATGACGGAGCTGCAGGGCTTCATCACGAGGGTCTACACGGTGCTGCCCCGGAACGCGTAG
- the ctaD gene encoding cytochrome c oxidase subunit I, protein MTPPPEGSAASPAAASSTAAVPALHPQSSGPDGLERLRAAWAFPRRFGFFTEVNNTHVGLLYIATGLVFFLAAGVLALLMRIQLARPGSTFLDADAYNQFFTMHGTVMMFLFAVPVVEAVAVLLLPGMLGARDMPFPRMSSLGYWCYALGGVMVFSSLFFGVAPDGGWFMYPPLTGPEHSPGLNTDVWVLGLGFVEISAVAAAVELVVGILKTRAPGMTLSRMPIFAWYMLVTAAMIMIGMPTVIAADILLELERAFGMPFYDPARGGDPLLWQHLFWLFGHPEVYIIFLPAAGMVSMMLPTFARARLVGYTWLTLSALSVGFLSFGLWVHHMFTTGLPVLSLSFFAAASSAIAIPMGIQVFAWIATLWEGRPVLRAPMLFILGFLCIFTIGGVTGVMVAAVPYDWQVHDTYFVVAHFHYVLIGGMVFPLFAAIYYWTPAVTGRLLSERVGRWAFWLMFVGFNAAFLPMHLTGLRGMPRRVYTYPGGMGWDALNLAATVFSFVFAAGVLLVALDFVRHLRRGRPAGGNPWGAPSLEWVATTTPHGFRSLVPVTTRYPLWEQPRLQDDEESGRGYLPDAPTVEREALVTSPVTAEPEQILRIPGPGWTAFVAAVATAVVFGAMTVKLVSVGIVASIVAAAAYLYWMWSLDRALPREPADAGRGVALPLYASGSRSVGWWAMAVLLVSDAAVAASFVFAYLFLWTTQPPHWPPDRSQLPAFAEPALCAVLVVAGWAAFEAAARLNRRDRRTLAMASLAVSALVAAGGLAVGREWLPELADPTRHAYGAAVWTILGYTGLHVAVGAAMALWCSARLVLGMMDSWRSLTLHVCLLWWRFTAAAAVLVLLLVAGFPHAFP, encoded by the coding sequence ATGACGCCGCCCCCCGAGGGGAGCGCGGCGAGCCCGGCGGCCGCGAGTTCGACGGCTGCCGTCCCCGCGCTCCACCCGCAGTCGAGCGGGCCGGACGGGCTGGAGCGGCTCCGCGCCGCGTGGGCGTTCCCGCGCCGCTTCGGCTTCTTCACCGAGGTCAACAACACGCACGTCGGCCTCCTCTACATCGCCACGGGCCTCGTCTTCTTCCTGGCCGCGGGGGTGCTCGCGCTGCTGATGCGCATCCAGCTCGCCCGTCCCGGCAGCACCTTCCTGGACGCGGACGCCTACAACCAGTTCTTCACCATGCACGGCACCGTGATGATGTTCCTCTTCGCGGTGCCGGTGGTGGAGGCGGTGGCCGTCCTCCTCCTGCCGGGGATGCTGGGAGCGCGCGACATGCCGTTCCCGCGGATGTCGTCGCTGGGCTACTGGTGCTACGCCCTGGGCGGCGTGATGGTCTTCTCCTCCCTGTTCTTCGGGGTGGCGCCGGACGGCGGCTGGTTCATGTACCCGCCGCTCACCGGCCCCGAGCACTCGCCCGGGCTCAACACCGACGTGTGGGTGCTGGGGCTCGGCTTCGTGGAGATCTCCGCCGTGGCGGCGGCGGTCGAGCTGGTGGTGGGGATCCTGAAGACGCGGGCGCCGGGGATGACGCTCTCCCGGATGCCGATCTTCGCCTGGTACATGCTGGTCACGGCCGCGATGATCATGATCGGGATGCCGACGGTGATCGCGGCCGACATCCTGCTGGAGCTGGAGCGCGCCTTCGGGATGCCGTTCTACGACCCCGCCCGGGGCGGCGACCCGCTCCTCTGGCAGCACCTCTTCTGGCTGTTCGGGCACCCGGAGGTCTACATCATCTTCCTCCCCGCGGCGGGGATGGTGTCGATGATGCTCCCCACCTTCGCGCGCGCGCGGCTGGTCGGCTACACCTGGCTCACCCTGTCGGCGCTCTCGGTGGGGTTCCTGAGCTTCGGGCTGTGGGTCCACCACATGTTCACGACCGGCCTCCCGGTGCTGTCGCTCTCCTTCTTCGCGGCGGCCAGCTCGGCCATCGCCATCCCCATGGGGATCCAGGTCTTCGCGTGGATCGCCACGCTCTGGGAGGGGCGGCCGGTGCTGCGCGCGCCCATGCTCTTCATCCTGGGCTTCCTCTGCATCTTCACCATCGGCGGGGTGACCGGCGTGATGGTGGCCGCCGTCCCGTACGACTGGCAGGTGCACGACACCTACTTCGTGGTCGCGCACTTCCACTACGTGCTGATCGGGGGGATGGTCTTCCCGCTCTTCGCGGCGATCTACTACTGGACGCCGGCCGTGACGGGGCGGCTCCTCTCCGAGCGCGTGGGGCGCTGGGCGTTCTGGCTCATGTTCGTGGGCTTCAACGCGGCGTTCCTCCCCATGCACCTCACGGGGCTGCGCGGGATGCCGCGGCGCGTGTACACGTATCCGGGCGGCATGGGCTGGGACGCGCTGAACCTGGCCGCCACGGTCTTCTCCTTCGTCTTCGCGGCGGGCGTGCTGCTGGTCGCGCTCGACTTCGTGCGCCACCTCCGCCGGGGCCGCCCGGCCGGCGGCAACCCCTGGGGCGCGCCGTCGCTGGAGTGGGTGGCGACCACGACGCCGCACGGCTTCCGCAGCCTGGTCCCCGTCACCACCCGCTACCCGCTCTGGGAGCAGCCGAGGCTCCAGGACGACGAGGAGTCCGGCCGCGGCTACCTCCCCGACGCGCCCACCGTGGAGCGCGAGGCGCTGGTCACCTCGCCGGTGACGGCCGAGCCGGAGCAGATCCTCCGCATCCCGGGCCCCGGCTGGACGGCCTTCGTGGCCGCCGTGGCCACGGCCGTCGTCTTCGGGGCGATGACCGTCAAGCTGGTGAGCGTCGGCATCGTCGCGAGCATCGTCGCCGCGGCCGCGTACCTGTACTGGATGTGGTCGCTGGACCGGGCGCTGCCGCGGGAGCCGGCGGACGCGGGCCGGGGCGTGGCGCTGCCGCTGTACGCCAGCGGCAGCCGGAGCGTCGGCTGGTGGGCGATGGCGGTGCTCCTGGTCTCCGACGCGGCGGTGGCCGCCTCCTTCGTCTTCGCGTACCTCTTCCTCTGGACCACGCAGCCGCCGCACTGGCCGCCCGACAGGTCGCAGCTCCCCGCCTTCGCGGAGCCCGCGCTCTGCGCCGTGCTCGTCGTGGCGGGGTGGGCGGCGTTCGAGGCCGCGGCGCGCCTCAACCGGCGCGACCGGCGTACGCTCGCGATGGCCTCGCTGGCGGTCTCGGCGCTGGTCGCGGCGGGAGGGCTGGCCGTGGGCCGGGAGTGGCTGCCGGAGCTCGCCGATCCCACCCGCCACGCCTACGGGGCGGCGGTGTGGACGATCCTGGGCTACACGGGGCTGCACGTCGCGGTCGGCGCCGCGATGGCGCTCTGGTGCAGCGCGCGCCTGGTGCTGGGGATGATGGACTCCTGGCGGAGCCTCACGCTGCACGTCTGCCTGCTCTGGTGGCGGTTCACCGCCGCGGCGGCGGTGCTCGTCCTCCTGCTGGTCGCGGGGTTCCCCCATGCCTTCCCCTGA
- the coxB gene encoding cytochrome c oxidase subunit II, protein MNADPRRLAPFLLALLAGCAGPQSVHDPAGPSAASIHRLGIVMYGIAAVVVLLVSVLALLPFLRPREGPVNRRLFLWGGGVALPLLTLTALLPYVFSVGHGMRAPTRPDRLTVQVTGHQYWWEMSYRRGGAPAAFPSANELRLPAGEPVELLLHADDVIHSFWVPNLAGKVDMIPGRITRLVLQADRPGVYRGQCAEYCGRQHALMAFDVVVLPRAEFDAWLARLGQPAREPPTAELRAGRRLFVELGCGGCHAVRGVADGRTAPDLTQVGARRSIGAGTLPGGVGNLAAWIASAQHLKPGNQMQSYDRLRGGELRALAAYLESLK, encoded by the coding sequence ATGAACGCTGACCCGCGGCGCCTCGCCCCCTTCCTCCTCGCGCTCCTGGCCGGCTGCGCCGGGCCGCAGTCCGTCCACGACCCGGCGGGGCCCTCGGCCGCGTCCATCCACCGGCTGGGGATCGTGATGTACGGGATCGCGGCGGTGGTGGTCCTGCTGGTGAGCGTGCTCGCGCTCCTTCCCTTCCTGCGCCCGCGCGAGGGGCCGGTGAACCGCAGGCTCTTCCTCTGGGGCGGCGGCGTCGCGCTCCCGCTCCTCACCCTGACGGCGCTCCTCCCCTACGTCTTCAGCGTGGGCCACGGGATGCGCGCGCCGACCCGGCCCGACCGGCTCACCGTGCAGGTCACGGGACACCAGTACTGGTGGGAGATGTCGTACCGGCGGGGCGGGGCCCCGGCCGCCTTCCCTTCCGCCAACGAGCTCCGGCTGCCGGCCGGTGAGCCAGTGGAGCTGCTGCTGCACGCCGACGACGTCATCCACAGCTTCTGGGTGCCGAACCTGGCGGGAAAGGTGGACATGATCCCCGGCCGGATCACGCGCCTGGTGCTCCAGGCGGACCGGCCCGGCGTCTACCGCGGCCAGTGCGCCGAGTACTGCGGCCGGCAGCACGCGCTGATGGCCTTCGACGTGGTCGTGCTGCCGCGCGCGGAGTTCGACGCGTGGCTCGCCCGGCTGGGCCAGCCGGCGCGCGAGCCGCCCACGGCCGAGCTGCGCGCCGGGCGCCGCCTCTTCGTGGAGCTGGGGTGCGGCGGGTGCCACGCGGTGCGCGGCGTGGCCGACGGCCGCACCGCGCCGGACCTCACCCAGGTGGGCGCGCGGCGCAGCATCGGGGCGGGGACGCTTCCCGGCGGGGTGGGCAACCTCGCCGCCTGGATCGCGAGCGCGCAGCACCTGAAGCCTGGCAACCAGATGCAGTCCTACGACCGGCTCCGGGGCGGTGAGCTGCGCGCCCTCGCCGCGTACCTGGAGTCGCTGAAATGA
- a CDS encoding c-type cytochrome → MTHVRTRLPVLAGAVFLACAVTGGCDRSENAAEGKRVAGGDPARGQALLAGGAHGCGGCHSIPGVRGAIGVAGPPLAGMARRGFIAGELPNTPGNLVAFLQDPPAFVPGTGMPDVRMSLAEARDVAAYLYTLEPPDER, encoded by the coding sequence GTGACGCACGTGCGCACGCGGCTCCCCGTGCTCGCGGGCGCCGTTTTCCTGGCGTGCGCCGTGACGGGCGGCTGCGACCGGTCGGAGAACGCCGCGGAGGGGAAGCGGGTGGCGGGCGGCGACCCGGCGCGGGGACAGGCCCTGCTCGCCGGCGGCGCCCACGGCTGCGGGGGGTGCCACTCGATCCCGGGAGTGCGCGGTGCCATCGGGGTGGCCGGCCCCCCGCTGGCCGGGATGGCGCGGCGGGGCTTCATCGCCGGGGAGCTCCCCAACACGCCGGGGAACCTCGTGGCCTTCCTCCAGGACCCGCCCGCCTTCGTCCCCGGCACCGGGATGCCCGACGTGCGGATGAGCCTGGCGGAGGCCCGGGACGTGGCGGCCTACCTCTACACGCTGGAGCCGCCGGATGAACGCTGA